In Streptomyces violaceusniger Tu 4113, one DNA window encodes the following:
- a CDS encoding ROK family transcriptional regulator: protein MHKDDGWAEESCAPASVPLALRRVLGLVISGEATNRAELARRSGLARSTVGQQVENLVGNGILQEVESRRSVRGRPPRVLTISPQAGTVVAVDVDTTASHVAIADLSRRLIAQDTVAVRIDAGPRIVLDAVAELLRRLLAEYDRDPGRLREVVVGLPGPVDFQQGCAVQPTGMPGWDGYPVAEHLRERFRAPVVVDNDVNLMALGEAEQGGAETPLLCIKIASGIGAGLVTAGGDVYRGADGAAGDIGHTRAVSGGNVLCVCGNVGCVGAIASHRAVLRGLGIPESTDDDPLYGTRVLAQRVADSDPAALHAVRQAATEVGEVVAVLVHMFNPRSIILAGPLSELRDDLVSAVRAAVYQRALPLATRKLTITATQLKGRSGLHGGIALATRDVFGPAGIARLLADEPGAGG, encoded by the coding sequence ATGCATAAAGACGACGGCTGGGCGGAGGAATCATGTGCCCCCGCATCGGTCCCCCTCGCACTGCGCCGGGTGCTGGGGCTTGTGATCTCCGGGGAGGCGACCAACCGCGCGGAGCTCGCGCGGCGCAGCGGCCTGGCCCGGTCGACCGTGGGCCAGCAGGTGGAGAATCTCGTCGGCAACGGCATCCTGCAGGAGGTCGAGTCCAGGCGATCCGTCCGGGGACGACCGCCCCGGGTGCTGACGATCAGCCCACAGGCCGGCACCGTCGTCGCCGTGGACGTCGACACCACCGCCTCCCACGTGGCCATCGCCGATCTCAGCAGGCGGCTGATCGCACAGGACACGGTCGCCGTCCGGATCGACGCGGGCCCGCGGATCGTGCTGGACGCGGTCGCCGAGCTGCTGCGGAGGCTGCTGGCGGAGTACGACCGCGATCCCGGCCGGTTGCGTGAGGTGGTCGTCGGCCTGCCCGGTCCGGTGGACTTCCAGCAGGGTTGCGCGGTACAGCCGACCGGCATGCCAGGCTGGGACGGCTACCCCGTCGCCGAGCACCTCCGGGAACGCTTCCGCGCCCCGGTCGTCGTGGACAACGACGTCAATCTGATGGCCCTGGGCGAGGCCGAACAGGGCGGGGCGGAGACTCCCCTGCTCTGCATCAAGATCGCGAGCGGTATCGGGGCGGGCCTCGTCACCGCGGGCGGTGATGTGTACCGCGGCGCCGACGGAGCCGCCGGCGACATCGGCCATACCCGTGCCGTCAGCGGGGGCAACGTCCTGTGCGTCTGCGGCAACGTCGGCTGCGTCGGGGCGATCGCCTCGCACCGCGCCGTCCTGCGCGGCCTCGGCATCCCCGAGTCGACCGACGACGACCCTCTGTACGGCACCCGGGTGCTCGCCCAGCGCGTCGCCGACAGCGACCCGGCCGCACTGCACGCCGTACGCCAGGCGGCCACGGAGGTCGGGGAGGTGGTCGCCGTGCTGGTGCACATGTTCAATCCGCGCAGCATCATCCTGGCCGGTCCGCTGAGCGAACTCCGCGACGACCTCGTCTCCGCCGTACGAGCCGCCGTGTACCAGCGCGCCCTCCCCCTGGCCACCCGCAAGCTGACCATCACCGCGACCCAGCTCAAGGGCCGCTCCGGGCTCCACGGCGGGATCGCCCTCGCCACGCGGGACGTCTTCGGACCGGCGGGCATCGCACGGCTGCTGGCCGACGAGCCCGGAGCGGGGGGATAG
- a CDS encoding DJ-1/PfpI family protein yields the protein MAHADTRKIGILLFPDVEELDAVGPWEVLSYWTHTFTEDGWQVFCLSADGNPVTCAKGLTVEAHQAMADLPALDVLLHPGGRGTRPQLEDEQHLEWIRSQRRSVPLMTSVCTGSLVYAAAGLLAGRPATTHWGSLDLLAELDPTIDVRPDERFVDDGDVITSAGVSAGIDMALHLVARLASPERARQVRRGIQYDPQPPV from the coding sequence ATGGCCCATGCGGATACGCGGAAGATCGGGATCCTGCTGTTCCCGGACGTGGAAGAGCTCGACGCCGTCGGCCCATGGGAGGTGCTGTCGTACTGGACGCACACCTTCACCGAGGACGGGTGGCAGGTGTTCTGCCTCTCCGCCGACGGCAACCCCGTGACCTGCGCGAAGGGGCTCACCGTCGAGGCGCATCAGGCGATGGCCGACCTGCCCGCACTGGATGTGCTGCTGCACCCCGGCGGCCGGGGGACCCGGCCCCAGCTCGAGGATGAGCAGCACCTGGAGTGGATCCGGTCCCAGCGGCGATCGGTTCCCCTGATGACCAGCGTGTGCACGGGGTCGCTGGTCTACGCGGCGGCCGGGCTGCTGGCCGGGCGGCCCGCGACCACGCATTGGGGATCGCTGGACCTGCTCGCGGAGCTCGACCCGACGATCGACGTACGGCCCGACGAGCGGTTCGTCGACGACGGTGACGTGATCACCTCCGCGGGGGTCTCGGCCGGTATCGACATGGCTCTTCACCTGGTCGCCCGGCTGGCCTCGCCGGAGCGCGCACGTCAGGTGCGACGTGGCATCCAGTACGACCCGCAACCGCCGGTGTGA
- the asnB gene encoding asparagine synthase (glutamine-hydrolyzing), producing MCGITGWVSYRRDLTSHRQVLDAMTETMACRGPDAAGAWVTGKAALGHRRLAVIDLPGGAQPMTVDTADGPVSMVYSGEAYNFTELRDELRRRGHGFTTDSDTEVVLRGYVEWGESLTEKLNGMYAFAIWDSRTEKLVMVRDRMGIKPFYYYETDDGVLFGSEPKAILANPLAAPEVGVDGLREIFSFAKTPGHAIWKGMKELRPGHIAVVDRNGLREQAYWRLEVSEHTDDQDATVAHVRELLEDIIARQLVADVPRCTLLSGGLDSSAMTSLAARKLGEHGETVRSFAVDFPGQAENFRAIDVAPSVDTPYVHAVAEHVKCDHRDIMLDGSALSDPAVRQAAIAARDLPTGLGDRDNSLYLLFKAVREQSTVALSGESADEVFGGYPWFHDERREADTFPWLAGGLTLGDTKSLLSQDLTDKLDLDTYLHDHYLSALDEVPLKDGETGLEKRMRQVCYLHLTRMVNTLLDRKDRMSMAVGLEVRVPFCDHRLVSYVFNTPWSLKTFDGREKSILREATRDVLPESVANRKKSGYPGSFDPAYLSAIKQQVGDLITSGHQALELCRTETLKEAIAAPAEDITTQQRAIIERALDLATWMDLRKPTITLD from the coding sequence GTGTGCGGCATCACCGGCTGGGTCTCCTACCGCCGCGATCTGACCTCCCATCGCCAGGTCCTCGACGCCATGACGGAGACGATGGCCTGCCGAGGACCGGACGCGGCCGGAGCGTGGGTGACCGGCAAGGCTGCGCTCGGCCACCGCAGGCTGGCCGTCATCGATCTGCCCGGCGGGGCACAGCCCATGACCGTCGACACCGCCGACGGTCCCGTGAGCATGGTCTACTCCGGTGAGGCGTACAACTTCACCGAGCTGCGCGACGAACTGCGCCGCAGGGGCCATGGCTTCACCACCGACTCCGACACCGAGGTCGTCCTGCGCGGCTATGTGGAGTGGGGCGAATCCCTCACCGAGAAGCTGAACGGCATGTACGCCTTCGCCATCTGGGACTCCCGCACGGAAAAGCTGGTAATGGTCCGGGACCGGATGGGCATCAAGCCGTTCTACTACTACGAGACCGACGACGGCGTCCTCTTCGGATCCGAGCCCAAGGCCATCCTCGCCAACCCGCTCGCCGCCCCCGAGGTCGGCGTCGACGGGCTGCGGGAGATCTTCTCCTTCGCCAAGACACCGGGGCATGCGATCTGGAAGGGAATGAAGGAGCTGCGCCCCGGCCACATCGCCGTCGTCGACCGCAATGGACTTCGCGAACAGGCGTACTGGCGCCTGGAGGTCTCCGAGCACACCGATGACCAGGACGCGACCGTCGCCCATGTGCGGGAGCTGCTGGAGGACATCATCGCCCGGCAGCTCGTCGCCGATGTGCCCCGCTGCACCCTGCTCTCCGGGGGGCTCGACTCCTCGGCGATGACCTCGCTGGCCGCCCGCAAGCTCGGCGAGCACGGCGAGACCGTCCGCAGCTTCGCCGTGGACTTCCCCGGGCAGGCGGAGAACTTCCGCGCGATCGACGTGGCGCCCAGCGTGGACACCCCGTATGTGCACGCCGTGGCCGAGCATGTGAAATGCGACCACCGGGACATCATGCTCGACGGCTCCGCCCTGTCCGACCCGGCGGTGCGGCAGGCTGCCATCGCGGCCAGGGATCTGCCCACCGGGCTCGGCGACCGGGACAACTCGCTCTACCTGCTGTTCAAGGCCGTTCGCGAACAGTCGACCGTGGCCCTGTCGGGCGAGTCCGCCGATGAGGTCTTCGGCGGCTACCCGTGGTTCCACGACGAGCGGCGCGAGGCCGACACCTTCCCGTGGCTCGCCGGAGGACTGACGCTCGGCGACACCAAGAGCCTGCTGTCCCAGGACCTCACCGATAAGCTCGACCTGGACACCTACCTCCATGACCACTACCTCAGCGCCCTGGACGAAGTCCCCCTCAAGGACGGTGAGACCGGCCTGGAGAAGCGCATGCGCCAGGTCTGCTACCTGCATCTCACCCGCATGGTCAACACCCTGCTCGACCGCAAGGACCGGATGAGCATGGCCGTCGGCCTGGAGGTCAGGGTGCCGTTCTGCGACCACCGCCTCGTCTCCTACGTCTTCAACACCCCCTGGTCGCTGAAGACATTCGACGGGCGGGAGAAGAGCATCCTGCGCGAGGCCACCCGCGATGTGCTGCCCGAGTCCGTGGCCAACCGCAAGAAGAGCGGCTACCCCGGCAGCTTCGACCCCGCCTATCTCTCCGCCATCAAGCAGCAGGTGGGCGACCTCATCACCTCGGGACACCAGGCCCTCGAACTGTGCCGCACCGAGACGCTGAAGGAGGCGATCGCCGCACCGGCGGAGGACATCACCACCCAGCAGCGCGCCATCATCGAACGCGCCCTGGACCTGGCGACATGGATGGACCTGCGCAAGCCCACCATCACGCTCGACTGA
- a CDS encoding glyceraldehyde-3-phosphate dehydrogenase — protein MTLNEDSFTNWKHREEIAESMIPVIGKLYRERDVTVLLHSRSLVNKSVVSILKTHRFARQIAGAELSVTDTLPFLQALTALDLGPSQIDIGMLAETYRADDRGLSVEEFTAEAVAGATGANKIECREGRDVVLYGFGRIGRLVARLLIEKAGSGNGLRLRAIVVRGGGGRAGEDLVKRASLLRRDSIHGQFQGTITVDEANSTIVANGNEIKVIYADDPTSVDYTAYGIKDAILIDNTGKWRDREGLSKHLRPGVDKVVLTAPGKGDVPNVVHGVNHDTIKPDEQILSCASCTTNAIVPPLKAMADEYGVLRGHVETVHSFTNDQNLLDNYHKSDRRGRSAPLNMVITETGAASAVAKALPDLDAKITGSSIRVPVPDVSIAILNLQLARETSREEVLDYLRDVSLTSPLKRQIDFTSAPDAVSNDFIGSRHASIVDAGATKVEGDNAILYLWYDNEFGYSCQVIRVVQYVSGVEYPTYPAPVA, from the coding sequence GTGACTCTCAACGAGGACTCGTTCACCAACTGGAAGCACCGCGAGGAGATCGCGGAGTCGATGATCCCCGTCATCGGGAAGCTGTATCGGGAGCGGGACGTCACGGTCCTGCTGCACAGCCGCTCCTTGGTGAACAAGTCGGTCGTCAGCATCCTCAAGACCCACCGATTCGCCCGCCAGATCGCCGGTGCGGAACTCTCGGTCACCGACACCCTGCCCTTCCTGCAGGCGCTCACCGCGCTCGACCTCGGCCCCTCCCAGATCGACATCGGCATGCTCGCCGAGACGTACCGGGCCGATGACCGCGGTCTCTCGGTGGAGGAGTTCACCGCCGAGGCCGTCGCCGGTGCTACGGGCGCCAACAAGATCGAGTGCCGTGAGGGACGCGATGTCGTCCTCTACGGTTTCGGCCGCATCGGCCGCCTCGTCGCCCGCCTGCTCATCGAGAAGGCCGGGTCCGGCAACGGCCTGCGACTGCGCGCCATCGTCGTCCGCGGGGGCGGCGGCCGGGCCGGCGAAGATCTCGTCAAGCGCGCCTCGCTGCTGCGCCGCGACTCCATCCACGGTCAGTTCCAGGGCACGATCACCGTTGACGAGGCCAACAGCACGATCGTCGCCAATGGCAACGAGATCAAGGTGATCTACGCCGATGACCCGACGTCGGTGGACTACACGGCGTACGGCATCAAGGACGCCATCCTCATCGACAACACCGGCAAGTGGCGCGATCGCGAAGGGCTGTCGAAGCATCTGCGCCCCGGTGTCGACAAGGTGGTGCTGACCGCGCCGGGCAAGGGCGATGTGCCCAACGTCGTCCATGGCGTCAACCACGACACGATCAAGCCGGACGAGCAGATCCTGTCCTGCGCGTCCTGCACCACCAACGCGATCGTCCCGCCGCTGAAGGCGATGGCGGACGAGTACGGCGTCCTGCGCGGCCATGTGGAGACCGTCCACTCGTTCACCAACGACCAGAACCTGCTGGACAATTACCACAAGTCCGACCGCCGTGGCCGCTCGGCGCCGCTCAACATGGTCATCACCGAGACCGGTGCCGCCTCCGCCGTCGCGAAGGCCCTGCCCGACCTCGATGCGAAGATCACCGGCAGCTCGATCCGCGTCCCGGTGCCGGACGTCTCGATCGCCATCCTCAATCTGCAACTCGCGCGCGAGACCAGCCGCGAGGAGGTCCTGGACTATCTGCGCGATGTGTCCCTGACCTCGCCGCTCAAGCGCCAGATCGACTTCACCAGCGCCCCCGACGCGGTCTCCAACGACTTCATCGGCTCGCGCCACGCTTCGATCGTCGACGCCGGTGCCACCAAGGTCGAGGGCGACAACGCCATCCTCTACCTCTGGTACGACAACGAGTTCGGCTACTCCTGCCAGGTCATCCGCGTCGTCCAGTACGTCTCCGGGGTGGAGTACCCGACCTACCCGGCCCCGGTGGCCTGA
- a CDS encoding PfkB family carbohydrate kinase encodes MSGHDGVLDAPGEVTGGRLVLLGNAIVDLVMRVPALPERGGDIVSTDTTLTTGGGFNVLTAARRLGLSAVYAGAHGTGPFGDRVRADLAREGIEMVLSPITEEDTGFCVAFVDGGGERTFATSLGAEARLTEAHATSVLATLRPGDMVQISGYGLAYPVNGPVLASLVARLPEHVRVFLDPGPLVDQIPEEVLAPVLERCDWVSCNEREGRLLTGRDDAQEAAAALAARLGPRTGVLLRADAAGCWLVPPGGEALHIPGRRVTAVDSNGAGDAHTGAFLALLGHGLDPSTAVRGANAAAAFAVTRHGPATAPTLGELLGFLDGEPLAARLSSALGR; translated from the coding sequence ATGAGCGGCCACGACGGCGTTCTCGACGCCCCGGGCGAGGTCACGGGCGGCCGGCTGGTCCTGCTCGGCAACGCCATCGTCGACCTGGTGATGCGGGTGCCCGCACTGCCCGAACGCGGCGGCGACATCGTCTCCACGGACACCACCCTCACCACGGGCGGCGGATTCAACGTCCTCACCGCCGCCCGCCGCCTGGGCCTGTCGGCCGTGTACGCGGGCGCCCATGGCACCGGGCCGTTCGGCGACCGGGTGCGGGCCGACCTCGCCCGGGAAGGCATCGAGATGGTGCTGTCCCCGATCACGGAGGAGGACACCGGGTTCTGCGTCGCCTTCGTCGACGGCGGCGGCGAGCGCACCTTCGCCACCAGCCTCGGAGCCGAGGCCCGGCTGACCGAGGCCCACGCGACGTCCGTGCTCGCCACGCTGCGCCCCGGCGACATGGTGCAGATCTCCGGCTACGGGCTCGCCTACCCGGTCAACGGTCCGGTCCTGGCCTCACTCGTCGCGCGGCTGCCGGAGCACGTCCGGGTCTTCCTCGATCCGGGTCCCCTGGTCGACCAGATCCCGGAGGAGGTGCTGGCACCGGTTCTGGAGCGCTGCGACTGGGTCAGCTGCAACGAGCGTGAGGGGCGGCTGCTGACCGGCCGGGACGACGCACAGGAGGCCGCGGCGGCGCTCGCCGCCCGGCTGGGCCCGCGCACCGGGGTACTGCTGCGGGCCGACGCGGCGGGCTGCTGGCTGGTCCCGCCCGGCGGAGAGGCCCTGCACATCCCCGGCCGCCGGGTGACCGCGGTCGACAGCAACGGCGCGGGCGATGCCCATACGGGAGCGTTCCTGGCCCTCCTCGGCCACGGGCTGGACCCGAGCACCGCCGTACGAGGCGCCAACGCCGCGGCCGCCTTCGCGGTCACCCGGCACGGCCCCGCCACTGCCCCGACCCTCGGCGAGCTGCTGGGCTTCCTCGACGGCGAGCCCCTCGCGGCGCGGCTGTCCTCGGCGCTCGGGCGGTAG
- a CDS encoding Gfo/Idh/MocA family protein, producing MNGSLRAVVSGAGMIGAVHAAAIRASGGELAGVVASTPERSARVAEEWNVPGRYPDFAAVLADDSVSVVHVCTPNALHIGQAEAALRAGKHVICEKPLATSAADAQRLTSLAQETGLVLAVPFVYRYHPLVRELRDRRLRGEFGAWQLLHGSYLQDWMLSEEAMSWRVDPADGGPSRAFADIGSHWCDLVEWVAGVRFTELTARLGTTVPTRPAGTGASFATRGGGPRVRVRTEDVATVLLRTDGGALATLTVSQVSAGRKNRLWFELDGARGSAVFDQENPETVWLGAPDGARVLFRDPAQGSAEQRRLSRLPAGHAQGYAECFTSFVSDAYAAIRGDAPEGLPTGADGVRSARIVEAVLTSSASLTWTDVDPTEIALEATA from the coding sequence ATGAATGGTTCGCTTCGAGCGGTGGTATCAGGTGCCGGGATGATCGGTGCCGTGCACGCGGCCGCGATCCGTGCGAGCGGCGGAGAGCTCGCCGGAGTGGTGGCCTCGACCCCCGAGCGCAGTGCGCGGGTCGCCGAGGAGTGGAACGTACCCGGCCGCTACCCCGACTTCGCGGCGGTGCTCGCCGACGACAGCGTATCGGTCGTCCATGTGTGCACCCCGAACGCACTGCATATCGGCCAGGCCGAGGCGGCACTGCGCGCGGGCAAGCATGTGATCTGCGAGAAGCCGCTCGCCACCTCTGCCGCCGACGCGCAGCGGCTGACGAGCCTGGCACAGGAGACGGGGCTGGTGCTCGCGGTCCCCTTCGTCTACCGCTACCACCCGCTCGTCCGGGAGCTCCGGGACCGGCGGCTGCGTGGCGAATTCGGCGCCTGGCAGTTGCTCCACGGCAGCTATCTGCAGGACTGGATGCTGTCCGAGGAGGCCATGTCCTGGCGGGTCGATCCGGCCGACGGCGGCCCCTCCCGGGCGTTCGCGGACATCGGATCCCACTGGTGCGACCTTGTGGAGTGGGTGGCCGGAGTCCGCTTCACCGAACTCACCGCGAGGCTCGGCACCACCGTTCCCACCCGGCCCGCCGGCACGGGCGCGAGCTTCGCGACCAGGGGTGGTGGCCCACGGGTGCGGGTGCGCACCGAGGATGTGGCGACCGTACTGCTGCGCACCGACGGCGGCGCCCTGGCCACGCTCACGGTTTCCCAGGTGTCGGCCGGCCGCAAGAACCGGCTGTGGTTCGAGCTGGACGGCGCGCGGGGCAGCGCGGTCTTCGACCAGGAGAATCCCGAGACCGTATGGCTCGGCGCGCCGGACGGAGCACGGGTGCTGTTCCGGGACCCGGCCCAGGGATCGGCCGAGCAGCGACGGCTCTCACGGCTCCCCGCCGGCCACGCCCAGGGCTACGCCGAATGCTTCACCTCCTTTGTCTCCGACGCCTATGCGGCCATCCGCGGGGATGCGCCCGAGGGATTGCCCACCGGAGCGGACGGTGTCCGCTCGGCACGGATCGTCGAGGCCGTGCTGACCTCCTCCGCGTCGTTGACCTGGACCGATGTCGACCCCACAGAGATAGCCCTGGAGGCCACCGCATGA
- a CDS encoding SDR family oxidoreductase yields the protein MVAIDGSVVLVTGGQRGIGKAFVEALLERGAAKVYATARKPSPSEDPRVEAVSLDVTDADAVAALADRATDVNIVINNAGVLLPSPLLTADMSDVVATFETNVFGALRVARGFAPVLRANGGGALVDMHSVLSWGAGAAAYGASKAALWSMTNSLRVELAPQGTQVVGVHLGFADTDMVAGIPSQKISPAEVAETVLDGVEDGTSEVLVDDVTRQMKAALAGPVEGLTVPLGR from the coding sequence ATGGTTGCGATCGATGGTTCCGTGGTGCTGGTGACCGGAGGTCAACGTGGCATCGGCAAGGCATTCGTGGAGGCATTGCTCGAGCGTGGCGCGGCGAAGGTCTACGCGACCGCCCGGAAGCCCAGTCCCAGCGAGGACCCGCGGGTCGAGGCCGTTTCCCTGGATGTCACCGACGCGGACGCGGTCGCGGCCCTCGCCGACCGGGCCACGGATGTGAACATCGTCATCAACAACGCGGGGGTGCTGCTGCCCTCGCCACTGCTGACGGCGGACATGAGCGACGTGGTGGCGACGTTCGAGACGAATGTCTTCGGGGCTCTGCGGGTGGCACGTGGCTTCGCCCCGGTCCTGCGGGCGAACGGCGGTGGCGCGCTGGTCGACATGCACTCCGTGCTGTCCTGGGGCGCCGGCGCGGCAGCCTACGGCGCCTCGAAGGCCGCGCTGTGGTCGATGACGAACTCTCTCCGGGTCGAGCTGGCGCCGCAGGGGACCCAGGTCGTCGGCGTACACCTCGGTTTCGCCGACACCGACATGGTCGCCGGGATCCCGTCCCAGAAGATCTCTCCCGCCGAAGTGGCCGAGACGGTTCTGGACGGCGTCGAGGACGGCACCAGTGAGGTGCTCGTCGACGATGTGACCCGGCAGATGAAGGCGGCGCTCGCCGGGCCGGTGGAGGGCCTCACCGTTCCCCTCGGTCGCTGA
- a CDS encoding tautomerase family protein: MPLWHIYHPVDAYSAEQKRKFAADVTEYYTQVGLPKFYVVTLFHDIPESSFLVGGEPSNRTVRVVIEHIARRLSDPETRKRSAEGLDRVLAPHTRDRGLYCEFHIDETPRDLWMIDGMAPPPPRSEAEQVWARENRPLPY; encoded by the coding sequence ATGCCCCTGTGGCACATCTACCATCCGGTCGACGCCTATTCCGCCGAGCAGAAGCGGAAATTCGCCGCGGACGTCACGGAGTACTACACCCAGGTCGGTCTGCCGAAGTTCTACGTCGTCACCCTCTTCCATGACATCCCGGAGTCCTCGTTCCTGGTCGGCGGCGAGCCGTCGAACCGCACCGTCCGGGTCGTGATCGAGCACATCGCCCGCCGCTTGTCGGACCCCGAGACGAGGAAGAGGTCCGCCGAGGGGCTCGACCGTGTGCTGGCCCCTCACACCCGGGACCGCGGGCTGTACTGCGAGTTCCACATCGACGAGACGCCCCGGGATCTCTGGATGATCGACGGGATGGCGCCTCCGCCCCCGCGCAGCGAAGCGGAACAGGTCTGGGCGCGTGAGAACCGGCCGCTGCCGTACTGA
- a CDS encoding purine-cytosine permease family protein, whose amino-acid sequence MAASENDRVGSVETRGIEPVPDAERHGHASQMFWTWFAANISILGLPLGAALVSFRGLNIWQAAVVAILGSFGSFALVGALSIAGKRGGAPALTLSRAVFGVRGNAGPTLVTWMSRLGWETINTTTAAFALLALLDAAFGIRRNTVLTVVCLLVFIGCTLLISGLGHATIMWINRWASYIFGLLNLVVIIFLATTVDWDKVFHAPVGSVSSMVVGVGMIAAGTGIGWANTGADYARYLPRRIPGGRLVAASAFGAGIPLVVLISLGSLLAAGEPNLASASDPVSAINTMLPSWMSIPYLIAAFGGLLLSNHLSVYSAGLTMITLGIRVRRTLAVGLDVVVTFAGGIYFILIAKDFYGPFITFLTLLAVPINAWVGVFAVDLILRRSYDGAALMNVGRSSRYWFRGGIAWAAVIAWAAAIVVGLLFTEAGTSATDVWFSGPLSHSWIGSNGLGWVVTLLLAAAVYAVLRRFDGTVREEASGQRTQQQVLPAPAAGELS is encoded by the coding sequence ATGGCGGCTTCAGAGAACGACCGCGTCGGCTCCGTGGAGACCCGAGGCATCGAGCCGGTTCCGGACGCCGAGCGCCACGGCCACGCGAGCCAGATGTTCTGGACCTGGTTCGCCGCGAACATCAGCATCCTCGGTCTGCCGCTCGGCGCGGCCCTGGTCAGCTTCCGCGGCCTGAACATCTGGCAGGCGGCCGTCGTGGCCATTCTCGGCTCCTTCGGCTCCTTCGCCCTGGTGGGCGCCCTCAGCATCGCGGGGAAGCGGGGCGGAGCGCCCGCCCTCACCCTCTCCCGCGCGGTGTTCGGCGTCCGCGGCAACGCCGGCCCCACGCTGGTCACCTGGATGAGCAGGCTCGGCTGGGAGACCATCAACACCACCACGGCCGCCTTCGCCCTGCTGGCACTGCTCGACGCCGCCTTCGGCATCCGGCGGAACACCGTCCTCACCGTGGTGTGCCTGCTCGTCTTCATCGGCTGCACGCTGCTGATCAGCGGACTGGGCCACGCCACCATCATGTGGATCAACAGGTGGGCCAGCTATATCTTCGGCCTGCTCAACCTGGTCGTGATCATCTTCCTCGCCACCACCGTGGACTGGGACAAGGTCTTCCACGCCCCGGTCGGGTCGGTGAGTTCGATGGTTGTCGGCGTCGGCATGATCGCCGCCGGTACCGGGATCGGCTGGGCCAACACGGGCGCCGACTACGCCCGTTACCTGCCCCGGCGGATTCCGGGTGGCAGGCTGGTGGCCGCTTCCGCCTTCGGCGCCGGTATCCCGCTGGTCGTGCTGATCTCGCTGGGTTCACTCCTGGCGGCGGGAGAACCGAATCTCGCCTCCGCCTCCGACCCCGTCTCGGCGATCAACACGATGCTGCCATCGTGGATGTCCATCCCGTATCTGATCGCCGCGTTCGGCGGACTGCTGCTCTCCAACCACCTGTCCGTCTACTCGGCCGGACTCACCATGATCACCCTGGGCATACGGGTCCGGCGCACCCTCGCCGTCGGCCTGGACGTGGTCGTCACCTTCGCGGGCGGGATCTACTTCATCCTGATCGCCAAGGACTTCTACGGCCCGTTCATCACCTTCCTCACGCTCCTCGCCGTCCCCATCAACGCCTGGGTGGGCGTCTTCGCGGTCGACCTGATACTCCGCCGGTCCTACGACGGCGCGGCGCTCATGAACGTCGGCCGGTCCAGCCGCTACTGGTTCCGGGGCGGGATCGCCTGGGCCGCGGTGATCGCCTGGGCGGCGGCCATCGTGGTGGGCCTGTTGTTCACCGAGGCCGGCACCAGCGCGACCGACGTGTGGTTCTCCGGGCCGCTGTCCCATAGCTGGATCGGGTCCAACGGACTGGGGTGGGTGGTGACCCTGCTGCTGGCCGCCGCCGTGTACGCCGTGCTGCGCAGGTTCGACGGCACCGTCCGCGAGGAGGCGTCCGGGCAGCGTACCCAGCAGCAGGTGCTGCCCGCCCCGGCCGCGGGGGAGCTCTCATGA
- a CDS encoding TetR/AcrR family transcriptional regulator: protein MPRASRAEAERHREQVIAATAKLVRTHGADKVSVPQAMAAAGLTHGGFYRHFASKDDLIAQACSAAFAERLAAMDDLAEGEDTGPDADGNASQGTGEERGRGARAAFLAAYLSTLHRDNPALGCAAAALAVDAARAEPGDPLRRAYADGMRNLVDGMERLTRKSGDTSPDEGTILVELSTMIGALVLSRACADDDLSDRILTAVRDHILGDDEHTPGGKGTSETAG from the coding sequence ATGCCCCGAGCATCCCGAGCCGAGGCCGAGCGCCACCGCGAGCAGGTGATCGCGGCCACCGCGAAGCTGGTGCGCACTCACGGCGCCGACAAGGTGAGCGTTCCCCAGGCGATGGCGGCGGCGGGTCTGACCCACGGCGGGTTCTACCGCCACTTCGCCTCGAAGGACGATCTGATCGCCCAGGCGTGCTCGGCCGCGTTCGCCGAACGCCTCGCGGCCATGGATGACCTCGCCGAGGGCGAGGACACGGGCCCTGACGCGGACGGAAACGCCAGCCAGGGCACGGGCGAGGAGCGCGGCCGCGGCGCCCGGGCGGCCTTCCTGGCGGCCTATCTGTCCACCCTCCACCGCGACAACCCCGCGCTGGGATGCGCCGCCGCGGCACTGGCGGTGGACGCCGCACGCGCGGAGCCCGGCGACCCGCTGCGGCGGGCCTACGCCGATGGCATGCGCAACCTGGTCGACGGAATGGAGCGACTCACGAGGAAGTCCGGCGACACCTCGCCGGACGAAGGGACGATTCTGGTCGAACTCTCCACCATGATCGGGGCGTTGGTCCTGTCACGGGCCTGCGCGGACGACGACCTCTCGGACCGTATCCTGACCGCGGTGCGCGACCACATCCTCGGCGACGATGAGCACACACCCGGCGGGAAGGGCACTTCCGAAACCGCCGGGTGA